Proteins from a single region of Parasedimentitalea psychrophila:
- a CDS encoding oxidoreductase: MARDPRYDILFEPVQIGPVTTKNRFYQVPHCNGMGHQYPSSWVEMRRIKAEGGWGVINTEEVEISHTSELSPTPEGRLWDDRDIPLLARMADAVHNYGALAGIEPAHLGGGASNNYSREIPMGVSARPIDLLEPVQTRAMDKADIKAFRKMHVDAARRCKQAGYDIVYLYCGHDMTTFAHFLSRRNDRTDEYGGSLENRVRLIREVLQDTKEVIGDTCAVAIRFGVDELKGPAGLTSGGEGRDVVELLADLPDLWDVNISDWSKDSATSRFELEGFQDSYVKFVKQVTQKPVVGVGRYTSPDAMVSLIKSGQLDLIGAARPSIADPFLPNKIDEGRVEDIRECIGCNICVTGDFLATPMRCTQNPTMGEEWRRGWHPERIAPKKRDESVLVIGAGPSGLEASRALAQRGLSVTLAEATTKLGGRVANESQLPGLSQWKRVTDYREYQISQMANVQVFFDSKLTAEDVMEVGADHVVIATGSTWARHGIGRHNHLPIPATTGSTVLTPDEIMAGTIPEGPVIVFDDDHYYMGGILAEKLRGYGLDVTYVTPVADVSHWTHNTMEQVRIQTRLMQLGVKIVPLHNLAKIHSDHVDLTCIYTEQVKTLPCSAVVMVTMRDAKDDLYHSLTRRLGGPLASVTRIGDCYSPGTIAAAIYSGHRYARELGEPICDGVPFRRELPALATD; encoded by the coding sequence GTGGCCCGAGACCCTCGCTATGACATTTTGTTTGAACCCGTTCAAATCGGCCCGGTGACGACCAAGAACAGGTTTTACCAAGTGCCGCATTGCAATGGAATGGGTCATCAGTACCCGTCCAGCTGGGTTGAGATGCGGCGGATCAAGGCCGAGGGTGGCTGGGGTGTCATCAATACCGAAGAAGTCGAAATAAGCCATACGTCAGAATTGAGCCCGACCCCTGAAGGGCGGTTATGGGATGACCGTGACATCCCCCTTTTGGCGCGGATGGCGGATGCGGTACACAACTACGGTGCGCTGGCCGGCATCGAACCTGCACACCTAGGGGGCGGGGCATCAAACAATTACAGCCGAGAGATACCAATGGGAGTGTCGGCCCGTCCGATTGATCTGCTAGAGCCAGTCCAGACGCGGGCGATGGACAAGGCCGACATCAAGGCGTTTCGCAAGATGCATGTGGATGCGGCGCGTCGCTGCAAACAGGCTGGATATGACATCGTCTATCTGTATTGCGGCCATGACATGACGACTTTTGCGCATTTCCTGTCCCGCCGGAATGATCGTACAGACGAATACGGCGGCAGTCTGGAAAACCGCGTGCGCCTGATCCGAGAGGTGTTGCAGGACACCAAAGAGGTCATAGGGGACACCTGCGCCGTCGCCATTCGGTTCGGCGTTGACGAGTTGAAGGGCCCGGCTGGTTTGACCAGTGGTGGTGAAGGCCGGGATGTTGTCGAACTGCTGGCCGACCTGCCCGATCTTTGGGATGTGAATATCAGCGACTGGTCCAAAGACAGCGCTACATCCCGGTTCGAACTCGAAGGGTTTCAAGACAGTTATGTCAAGTTTGTCAAACAGGTAACCCAGAAACCTGTTGTTGGCGTTGGCCGCTATACCTCTCCTGACGCGATGGTATCGCTGATCAAGAGCGGCCAGCTTGACCTGATAGGCGCAGCGCGACCGTCCATTGCCGACCCGTTCCTGCCCAACAAGATCGACGAGGGCCGGGTCGAAGACATCCGCGAATGCATTGGCTGTAATATTTGTGTTACCGGTGATTTTTTGGCGACACCGATGCGCTGCACTCAAAACCCAACGATGGGTGAAGAATGGCGCCGTGGCTGGCACCCCGAACGCATAGCCCCCAAAAAGCGGGACGAAAGCGTTCTGGTCATCGGCGCTGGCCCCTCTGGGCTCGAAGCCAGCCGCGCGCTGGCCCAACGTGGTCTTTCGGTCACCCTGGCGGAAGCAACGACGAAACTAGGCGGGCGGGTGGCCAACGAGAGCCAGTTGCCAGGTCTGTCGCAATGGAAGCGTGTGACTGATTATCGTGAATACCAGATCAGCCAGATGGCAAATGTGCAGGTGTTTTTTGACAGCAAGCTGACCGCTGAGGATGTGATGGAGGTTGGCGCCGATCATGTGGTGATCGCCACCGGATCGACCTGGGCACGCCACGGTATTGGGCGACACAATCACCTTCCAATCCCAGCCACGACAGGCAGCACTGTCTTGACCCCAGACGAGATCATGGCCGGCACGATCCCCGAGGGCCCAGTGATCGTGTTCGACGACGATCATTATTACATGGGCGGCATTCTGGCCGAGAAACTGCGGGGATACGGGTTGGACGTCACTTATGTCACCCCGGTGGCCGACGTGTCGCACTGGACCCATAACACAATGGAACAGGTTAGAATTCAGACTCGGCTCATGCAGCTGGGAGTGAAGATAGTCCCTCTGCACAACCTTGCCAAAATCCACTCCGACCATGTTGATTTGACATGCATCTATACCGAGCAGGTGAAAACCCTGCCCTGCTCCGCTGTTGTCATGGTGACCATGCGGGATGCGAAGGATGATCTTTACCACAGCCTGACTAGGCGGCTCGGCGGGCCTCTGGCATCCGTTACCCGCATCGGGGATTGCTATTCCCCAGGCACCATTGCTGCGGCCATCTATTCTGGCCACCGCTATGCCCGCGAGTTGGGTGAACCGATATGCGACGGCGTGCCGTTCCGGCGCGAACTTCCTGCACTCGCCACTGA
- a CDS encoding TetR/AcrR family transcriptional regulator — protein sequence MGHHSSNALIFGGTMSREKIAQNNGKKPRTASKEVRRQQLIDATIDSIAKHGIVGTTMTTVTRTAGLSIGLANFHFSTKQNLFEETLRFLAEEHHQQWKKSYEKANLAPEDKLLAIVAAHFHPKICNRKKIAVWYSFFGEAGGRASYRKLADDIDTERRDISTELCRKIIEDGGYDTVDATDVTLMLESIYDGFWLNILMYPGEFSLADAKRRIEGYLSQVFPRHFQRPAPPDSTG from the coding sequence ATGGGGCATCACAGCTCAAATGCCCTAATTTTCGGTGGAACGATGAGTAGAGAAAAGATCGCACAGAACAATGGCAAGAAACCTCGAACCGCCTCGAAAGAGGTGCGCCGACAGCAATTGATTGATGCGACAATCGACAGTATCGCCAAGCACGGCATCGTCGGGACAACCATGACCACTGTCACACGCACGGCGGGGCTTTCCATCGGCTTGGCCAACTTTCATTTCTCGACCAAGCAGAATCTGTTTGAGGAAACCCTCCGCTTTCTTGCTGAAGAGCATCATCAGCAATGGAAGAAAAGTTATGAAAAGGCCAATCTCGCCCCCGAGGACAAGCTGTTGGCCATTGTCGCCGCGCATTTCCATCCAAAAATATGCAATCGTAAAAAAATCGCTGTCTGGTACAGCTTTTTTGGCGAGGCCGGCGGGCGGGCATCGTACCGCAAACTTGCTGATGATATCGACACCGAACGCCGCGATATATCGACCGAGTTGTGCCGCAAGATTATCGAAGATGGTGGCTATGACACCGTCGACGCAACCGACGTCACCTTAATGCTGGAAAGCATCTATGATGGTTTTTGGTTGAACATCCTGATGTATCCCGGCGAGTTTTCACTTGCTGATGCAAAGCGGCGAATAGAAGGCTACCTCTCTCAGGTTTTCCCTCGGCATTTTCAGCGGCCCGCGCCGCCAGACAGCACAGGATAG
- a CDS encoding ABC transporter ATP-binding protein: MQNDAFISIQNVNKYFGKFHAINDVSIDIKHGEFFSLLGSSGCGKTTLLRMLAGFESPTSGEIYIDGQPMSGVPPHHRPVNMVFQNYAIFPHLNVRDNIAYGLRKQKLPRAQRDALVDEMLDLIKLPDYGDRKANQLSGGQRQRIALARSLILRPKVLLLDEPLGALDKQLREQMQLELRALQKTVGITFVFVTHDQEEALTLSDRMAVMSNGRDLQVDTPTRLYESPINREVASFIGTMNFFDGTVKALTNGGAEIETVGLGNVYTTNIPPSLTPGQSVCAAIRPEKLSLSRESQSGFNQAKGRLDNAAYLGERSHYYVSIEGVSKPVAVSVQNRQRANGNGENQCPVWLCWDDNAFVVLENG; the protein is encoded by the coding sequence ATGCAAAACGATGCCTTCATTTCAATCCAAAACGTCAATAAGTACTTTGGCAAGTTTCACGCTATCAATGATGTGTCCATCGACATCAAACATGGCGAGTTTTTCTCGCTGCTGGGATCATCAGGATGTGGCAAGACAACGCTTTTGCGAATGCTGGCAGGGTTCGAAAGCCCAACATCGGGTGAGATCTATATCGACGGCCAGCCCATGTCAGGCGTGCCGCCGCATCATAGGCCCGTTAACATGGTGTTTCAGAACTATGCGATTTTCCCGCATCTAAATGTGCGCGACAACATCGCCTATGGCCTGCGCAAACAAAAACTGCCCCGCGCCCAGCGCGACGCATTGGTTGACGAGATGCTCGATCTGATCAAACTTCCCGATTATGGCGACCGCAAAGCCAACCAACTGTCTGGTGGCCAACGGCAACGGATCGCACTGGCTCGCTCGCTGATCTTGCGGCCAAAGGTTCTGTTACTGGATGAACCGCTTGGTGCGCTCGACAAGCAATTGCGCGAACAGATGCAACTGGAATTGCGCGCCTTGCAGAAAACCGTGGGGATCACTTTTGTGTTCGTCACCCACGATCAGGAAGAGGCGCTGACCCTGTCTGATCGCATGGCCGTAATGTCAAATGGGCGTGACCTGCAGGTGGATACCCCAACACGGCTTTATGAAAGCCCGATCAACCGCGAGGTGGCCAGCTTTATCGGCACCATGAATTTCTTTGACGGCACGGTTAAGGCATTGACCAATGGCGGCGCAGAAATTGAGACCGTTGGACTAGGCAATGTGTACACAACCAACATTCCACCAAGTCTAACACCGGGCCAATCCGTCTGCGCCGCAATCCGACCCGAAAAACTGTCTCTGAGCAGAGAGTCGCAAAGTGGTTTCAATCAGGCCAAAGGCCGGTTGGACAACGCAGCCTACTTGGGCGAACGTAGCCACTATTATGTCAGTATCGAGGGTGTATCAAAGCCCGTTGCCGTCTCAGTTCAGAACCGGCAACGGGCCAATGGCAATGGCGAAAATCAATGCCCGGTTTGGTTATGCTGGGATGACAACGCATTTGTGGTTTTGGAGAACGGATAA
- a CDS encoding ABC transporter permease has translation MSGHSYIKRPNRPLQFYAALFLVVLYLPILFLPLFSFNTSIYVKFPLTGFTFRWYVELMDREPVWAALMNSLRVGITTSIISTGFGVFAAKAITRYRLPGKGPLIGFIMLPLVVPGIIFGVALLVLISRMGIQLSLVTVTVGHVIVCLPFAIATMIPRFEGFDPSVEEASADLGENAWWTFWRVTFPMVFPGILASLLLTFTVSFDEFIMAFFLSGTDPTLPMYIWSQLRFPKEFPSILALASIILVVSFALVFLGQWLNRDAQATDLNSE, from the coding sequence ATGAGCGGGCATTCCTATATCAAACGGCCAAACCGACCGCTTCAGTTCTACGCCGCGCTGTTTCTGGTTGTTCTCTATCTGCCGATCCTGTTTTTGCCGCTCTTTAGCTTCAACACTTCGATCTACGTCAAATTCCCGCTGACGGGTTTTACCTTCCGATGGTATGTCGAACTGATGGACCGCGAGCCGGTCTGGGCGGCCTTGATGAACAGTCTTCGGGTTGGCATCACCACCTCGATCATCTCGACCGGATTTGGGGTATTCGCAGCCAAGGCGATCACCCGATACAGATTGCCCGGAAAAGGCCCATTGATCGGGTTCATAATGCTACCGCTGGTGGTGCCTGGTATCATCTTTGGTGTCGCGCTTCTGGTTCTGATCAGCCGCATGGGCATTCAGTTGTCACTTGTCACAGTCACCGTTGGGCATGTAATCGTATGCCTGCCCTTTGCCATCGCCACCATGATCCCGCGCTTCGAAGGGTTTGATCCATCGGTAGAAGAGGCCTCGGCCGATCTGGGGGAAAACGCGTGGTGGACATTCTGGCGCGTCACTTTCCCGATGGTTTTTCCCGGCATTCTGGCCAGTCTGCTGCTGACCTTCACCGTATCCTTTGACGAATTCATCATGGCGTTCTTCCTCAGCGGCACCGATCCAACCTTGCCAATGTATATCTGGAGCCAGTTGCGCTTTCCCAAGGAATTTCCATCCATCCTTGCCCTCGCCTCGATCATCCTGGTCGTGTCCTTTGCCCTGGTGTTCCTCGGGCAGTGGCTCAACCGAGACGCGCAAGCCACAGATTTGAATAGTGAATGA
- a CDS encoding ABC transporter permease produces MSITNGPMSDDATGLPKTSRLGALLQRSEAARGFSLLSPTLFIMTVGILVPIGILVVMSFWTQVGFGFDTTATTANYQMAAERPIYGALLRRSLWMSGMATMATVILSYPMAYFVAFHVHRNKMMWIVLITLPFWTSYLLRVFAWKVVLGYQGVINSALMNLGLIEAPLEFLLYSQSAVVITLAHAWAAFAILPMYVSLEKIDKSLLEAATDLGDGPIARFLRITLPLSLPGVISASLLIFIPTTGDYITPTLLGGPDGAMIGNLIQKQFGAVNNWPMGATLSIILMLSIGAIALSFMLIANFVRKRIS; encoded by the coding sequence ATGAGCATAACAAACGGCCCCATGTCGGACGACGCGACAGGCTTGCCGAAAACCAGTCGACTCGGAGCGCTGCTACAGCGGTCTGAGGCAGCGCGTGGGTTCTCTCTGCTGTCGCCGACGCTATTCATCATGACGGTCGGTATTCTGGTGCCAATTGGAATTCTGGTCGTCATGAGTTTCTGGACGCAGGTGGGGTTTGGCTTTGACACCACCGCCACCACCGCGAATTACCAAATGGCAGCAGAGCGCCCGATTTACGGCGCGCTGCTTCGACGCTCTCTGTGGATGTCGGGCATGGCCACCATGGCCACCGTAATTCTCTCTTACCCGATGGCCTACTTTGTCGCGTTCCATGTCCACCGCAACAAGATGATGTGGATCGTGCTGATAACCCTGCCGTTCTGGACCAGCTATCTATTGCGCGTGTTCGCCTGGAAAGTGGTGTTGGGGTACCAGGGTGTGATCAATTCAGCCCTGATGAACCTGGGCCTGATTGAGGCTCCGCTCGAGTTTCTGCTTTACAGCCAGTCAGCCGTTGTCATCACTCTGGCTCATGCCTGGGCAGCCTTCGCCATCTTGCCAATGTACGTGTCGTTGGAAAAAATCGACAAATCGCTGTTGGAGGCTGCAACTGATCTTGGCGATGGCCCTATCGCACGTTTCCTGCGGATTACCCTACCTTTGTCACTGCCAGGGGTCATATCCGCCAGCTTGCTAATTTTCATCCCCACCACCGGAGACTACATCACCCCTACCCTTCTTGGCGGCCCGGACGGAGCGATGATCGGCAACCTGATCCAGAAACAGTTTGGCGCCGTCAACAACTGGCCCATGGGGGCCACCCTGTCGATCATTCTCATGCTATCAATAGGGGCGATTGCACTCAGTTTCATGCTGATTGCCAATTTCGTCAGAAAGCGCATTTCATGA
- a CDS encoding ABC transporter substrate-binding protein: protein MNEHSIDRRPNCTHNSNPGVNKKSGLDRFFEAHGDNASLGGVRHQGDCRMDVIDQLGSLKEGKLSRRKFTTSLMAAGIGVMTTPLATRKATAAAADQGTFFTWGGYDIPELFVPYKEKHGELPNFAIFGGAEEALTKMLGGYVVDVSHPCNAGIPRWIASGLFQPIDTSRLSNWADVMPELYDLKGNIVDGRPYLAPFDWGQTSITYRTDMFEVEGEESWDMLWDERYKGRLGSLASGGDAWWCGAIKAGVPLTEIDTPDAFEKIAAVMRAQRPLIRLYTDDTTTLEQALASGELIAAMTWNSSATLLQADGVPVRFAKPKEGALTWVCGLMIHKDAPNLDLAYDIIDSLLSVESGKFMISDYGYGHSNIKAFDAFDDETLQGLGLSKTPADILAGGHFQIPQSQQWETKMNTLFEEIKSGF from the coding sequence TTGAATGAACATTCAATTGATAGAAGGCCGAATTGCACTCACAACAGTAATCCGGGTGTAAACAAGAAAAGCGGTTTAGACCGTTTTTTTGAAGCTCATGGAGATAACGCCTCGCTTGGAGGTGTGCGACATCAGGGAGACTGCAGAATGGATGTAATTGATCAACTCGGCTCACTCAAAGAAGGTAAATTGAGTCGCCGAAAATTCACCACATCGCTCATGGCGGCAGGCATTGGGGTGATGACCACGCCGCTGGCTACCCGCAAGGCAACGGCGGCGGCAGCCGACCAGGGCACCTTCTTCACCTGGGGGGGCTACGACATACCAGAGTTGTTTGTACCCTATAAGGAAAAGCATGGTGAGTTGCCGAACTTTGCCATCTTTGGTGGCGCCGAAGAGGCGCTGACTAAAATGCTCGGAGGCTACGTCGTTGATGTATCGCACCCCTGCAACGCCGGCATTCCACGCTGGATTGCCTCGGGTCTGTTCCAGCCAATTGATACATCGCGGCTGTCGAACTGGGCTGATGTGATGCCCGAACTATATGATCTCAAGGGCAACATCGTTGACGGAAGACCCTATTTGGCACCGTTTGATTGGGGCCAGACTTCAATTACTTATCGCACCGACATGTTCGAGGTCGAGGGCGAGGAATCCTGGGATATGCTCTGGGATGAACGTTACAAGGGGCGGCTTGGTAGCCTCGCCTCAGGCGGGGATGCCTGGTGGTGTGGCGCGATCAAGGCTGGTGTGCCACTCACGGAAATAGATACGCCAGACGCCTTTGAAAAAATCGCGGCCGTGATGCGCGCCCAGCGCCCGCTGATCCGGCTTTATACCGATGACACCACCACTCTCGAACAGGCGCTTGCCTCGGGTGAACTGATAGCGGCGATGACCTGGAACAGCTCAGCGACCCTGCTGCAAGCCGATGGGGTTCCAGTGCGTTTTGCCAAGCCCAAAGAAGGCGCGCTGACCTGGGTTTGCGGCTTAATGATCCATAAGGATGCGCCCAACCTGGATCTTGCCTACGACATTATCGACTCGTTGCTGAGTGTTGAGTCCGGCAAGTTCATGATCAGCGATTACGGCTATGGCCACTCCAACATCAAAGCATTCGACGCGTTTGACGACGAAACGCTACAGGGCCTTGGCCTCAGTAAGACACCCGCCGATATCCTGGCAGGCGGTCATTTCCAGATCCCACAATCCCAGCAATGGGAAACCAAGATGAATACTCTCTTCGAGGAAATCAAATCAGGTTTCTGA
- a CDS encoding GcvT family protein, producing the protein MTSLPTHAQTVIIGGGSIGCNTAYHLTKLGMSDVVVLERNQLTSGTTWHAAGLIVAGLLKTEAECEIYTHGRDLYASLEQETGVPTGFRDVGYLQIANNAERVHEMRRLAPFMRRHGINIHEVSPQESADLFPIGDLSDVMAGFYIPEDGRANPVDLTMSLAKGARMGGAKIFEGVTVCEIIASNGTATGVRTADGQTITAENVVICGGMWSRQLGAKAGINLPLQAAEHYYLITENVPGLSRDLPVLEDPSTYTYYREEVGGLMLGLFEPGAAPWKLDGIPEDFSFGEIEPDWDRVGAHLEKAYSRVPSTLDIGVRKLFCGPESFTPDLAPLVGETPELRKCFVACGMNSLGILNGAGTGNVLAHWIVDGHPPIDVTGINVNRFTRHEATRAFRRDRGPELLGKLFGQHYHNEGFETARDLKRSVLHDRLAASGAYFGEGHGWEMPDWFAPSVEQAKIETYSWHRQNWFDWHAEEHRAAREDVIIMDMSAMSKFQVEGPDALALMSRLSCNDVDVEAGRLIYTAWVNEQGGFEADLTVTRLADDRFMVVVGENSHGHTLMRMKRHISEAEVVVITDLTPAITQINIHGPKARQLMEKVTSADMSNEAFAFMTCQDIDVGYWMVKAFRVTFVGELGWELQVPSYAAVQIYDLLKEAGKEFGLRDAGMQTLNSLRLEKAYRDFGLDVDNTDNPIEAGLGFAVKLDKPGGFIGRDALAAIKEKGVPSTRMLQFLLQDPEPLLYGNELIYLDGQEVGYMQVGGYGHTLGGAVGIGFVELDRPLTAEIVRTGNWQLEVAGERHLATASLRPLFDPKMERIKC; encoded by the coding sequence ATGACATCTCTTCCCACTCATGCGCAGACCGTAATCATTGGCGGCGGTTCCATTGGCTGTAACACCGCCTATCATCTGACCAAATTGGGCATGAGTGATGTTGTGGTGCTTGAGCGCAACCAGCTGACCAGCGGCACCACCTGGCATGCCGCAGGCCTGATCGTGGCGGGGCTTCTGAAGACCGAGGCAGAATGCGAGATCTACACCCATGGACGCGATCTCTATGCCAGTCTGGAACAGGAAACCGGTGTGCCAACCGGCTTTCGTGATGTGGGTTACCTGCAGATTGCCAACAACGCAGAGCGGGTGCACGAGATGCGCAGGCTGGCGCCGTTTATGCGTCGCCATGGGATCAACATCCATGAGGTCTCGCCACAGGAATCCGCTGACCTGTTTCCGATTGGGGATCTGTCAGACGTTATGGCAGGTTTCTACATCCCAGAGGACGGCCGGGCCAATCCGGTGGACCTCACTATGTCGCTGGCCAAGGGCGCGCGGATGGGCGGGGCGAAGATATTTGAAGGTGTCACGGTCTGCGAAATCATCGCATCGAACGGCACCGCTACGGGAGTCCGTACCGCTGATGGTCAAACGATCACCGCCGAAAATGTGGTCATCTGCGGCGGCATGTGGTCGCGCCAACTGGGGGCCAAGGCTGGGATTAACCTGCCGCTGCAAGCCGCTGAACATTACTACCTGATCACCGAAAACGTGCCCGGCCTCAGCCGCGATCTACCAGTGCTGGAAGATCCTTCAACCTATACCTACTACCGCGAGGAAGTGGGCGGGCTGATGCTGGGTCTGTTTGAACCCGGTGCCGCGCCGTGGAAACTGGACGGTATCCCCGAGGATTTCTCGTTTGGGGAGATTGAGCCCGACTGGGACCGGGTTGGCGCGCATCTGGAAAAAGCCTACTCCCGCGTGCCGTCAACGCTGGATATTGGTGTGCGCAAGCTGTTTTGCGGCCCCGAAAGCTTCACCCCCGACCTTGCGCCGCTGGTGGGTGAGACGCCAGAGCTGCGCAAGTGTTTTGTGGCTTGTGGGATGAACAGTCTGGGCATTTTGAATGGGGCAGGGACCGGCAATGTGCTGGCCCATTGGATTGTCGATGGGCACCCACCCATTGATGTGACAGGCATTAACGTCAACCGCTTTACCCGTCACGAGGCAACCCGCGCATTCCGCCGGGATCGCGGGCCGGAGCTGCTGGGCAAACTGTTCGGCCAGCACTACCACAACGAGGGATTTGAGACGGCGCGCGACCTGAAACGCTCGGTGCTGCATGACCGATTGGCGGCCTCGGGGGCTTACTTCGGTGAAGGTCACGGATGGGAAATGCCCGACTGGTTTGCGCCCAGCGTTGAGCAGGCAAAGATCGAGACATACAGCTGGCATCGCCAGAACTGGTTTGACTGGCACGCCGAGGAACACCGCGCCGCACGTGAGGATGTCATCATCATGGACATGTCCGCCATGTCCAAATTTCAGGTCGAGGGCCCCGACGCGCTGGCTTTGATGAGCCGCCTCAGCTGTAACGATGTGGATGTGGAGGCAGGTCGTCTGATTTACACAGCCTGGGTCAATGAACAGGGCGGTTTTGAGGCCGACCTGACGGTGACGCGACTGGCCGATGATCGCTTCATGGTCGTGGTCGGTGAGAACAGCCACGGCCACACGTTGATGCGGATGAAGCGGCATATATCGGAGGCTGAGGTGGTGGTGATCACCGATCTCACCCCGGCGATCACTCAGATCAACATTCACGGTCCCAAGGCGCGACAGCTAATGGAGAAAGTGACCAGCGCCGATATGTCGAACGAGGCGTTCGCCTTTATGACCTGTCAGGACATCGACGTGGGCTACTGGATGGTCAAGGCGTTCCGCGTCACCTTTGTCGGCGAACTGGGCTGGGAGCTTCAGGTGCCGTCTTATGCAGCTGTTCAGATCTATGACCTGCTCAAAGAGGCAGGCAAGGAATTTGGCCTACGTGATGCGGGTATGCAGACGCTGAACAGCCTGCGGTTGGAGAAGGCTTACCGCGATTTTGGGCTGGACGTAGACAATACTGACAACCCAATTGAGGCGGGCCTCGGCTTTGCAGTGAAGCTGGACAAACCCGGCGGCTTTATCGGCCGCGATGCCTTGGCGGCAATCAAGGAAAAGGGCGTGCCCAGCACCCGGATGCTGCAGTTCCTGCTGCAAGACCCTGAGCCACTTCTCTATGGCAATGAGCTGATCTATCTGGACGGCCAGGAGGTTGGTTACATGCAGGTTGGTGGCTATGGCCATACGCTTGGTGGAGCTGTCGGGATAGGCTTTGTCGAACTGGATAGGCCACTGACGGCAGAGATTGTCAGAACTGGCAATTGGCAACTGGAGGTCGCCGGTGAGCGCCATTTGGCAACCGCCTCTCTCAGGCCATTGTTTGACCCCAAGATGGAGCGGATCAAATGCTGA
- a CDS encoding GNAT family N-acetyltransferase: MLSSNPNSNLTIRALTAEDHPEWRRLWTAYLEFYETTVDEEVYQTAFERLLSKGNGEFQGVVAETDGQLVGLAHFLFHRTLWSIEDTCYLMDLFVDPGRRGGGIGRALIGAVHGAAKANGIPGTYWLTQETNNIGRMLYDQVAEQTPFIVYEKRD, from the coding sequence ATGCTGAGCAGCAACCCTAACAGCAACCTGACGATCCGCGCTCTTACCGCTGAAGACCACCCCGAATGGCGGCGGCTATGGACTGCCTACCTGGAATTCTACGAGACAACAGTTGACGAAGAGGTCTACCAGACCGCGTTTGAACGGCTTCTCTCCAAAGGAAACGGAGAGTTTCAGGGCGTTGTCGCCGAAACCGATGGTCAACTTGTTGGGCTGGCTCATTTCCTGTTTCACCGGACGCTCTGGAGTATTGAGGACACCTGTTACCTGATGGATTTGTTTGTCGATCCCGGCCGACGGGGCGGCGGAATAGGCCGCGCGTTGATCGGGGCTGTGCACGGCGCAGCAAAAGCCAATGGTATTCCGGGCACCTATTGGTTGACGCAGGAAACAAACAACATAGGTCGAATGCTATACGATCAAGTCGCCGAGCAGACACCCTTTATCGTTTACGAAAAACGCGACTGA
- a CDS encoding SDR family NAD(P)-dependent oxidoreductase, whose protein sequence is MTQTTQNSNGRLAGKIAVIAGGATGIGRSTALAFAREGAKVSIFDIQDDEGQKTVDMIREIGAEAEFFHADVTKVNEIDRAFDGAIDAFGPYNVLFNHAGTIIVKALHETTEDEYDRLMDINVKSAFLVCRRAVKEMSDNGGGSIVITSSIAAERGYALESVYCMSKGAVLQLARTISTEYRDAGIRCNAVCPGFVETAHGLKEIAELDAAGQEWEDSGMAATQGRICYPEEVAAAVVFLASDEASFVNGTATYVDNGWYAKG, encoded by the coding sequence ATGACCCAAACCACACAAAACTCAAATGGTCGCCTGGCGGGCAAAATTGCTGTCATCGCCGGCGGTGCTACTGGCATAGGTCGCTCGACGGCTCTGGCATTTGCACGTGAGGGCGCCAAAGTCAGCATCTTTGATATTCAGGACGATGAGGGCCAAAAAACAGTGGACATGATCCGCGAGATCGGTGCTGAGGCGGAATTTTTCCATGCGGATGTAACCAAGGTCAACGAAATTGACCGGGCGTTTGACGGCGCGATTGACGCGTTTGGACCTTACAACGTTCTGTTCAATCACGCCGGCACAATCATTGTAAAAGCGCTGCATGAAACAACCGAGGATGAATATGACCGGCTGATGGACATTAATGTCAAATCCGCGTTCCTGGTCTGCCGCCGCGCCGTCAAAGAAATGAGCGACAATGGCGGCGGATCTATTGTCATCACCTCTTCAATTGCGGCTGAGCGGGGCTATGCGCTGGAATCTGTCTACTGCATGTCCAAGGGGGCAGTGCTTCAACTGGCGCGCACCATTTCGACCGAATACCGGGATGCAGGTATTCGTTGCAATGCTGTGTGCCCCGGATTTGTCGAAACGGCTCATGGTCTGAAAGAGATCGCCGAGCTGGACGCCGCAGGGCAGGAATGGGAAGATTCAGGAATGGCCGCAACACAGGGCCGTATCTGTTACCCAGAAGAAGTGGCCGCAGCTGTGGTTTTCTTGGCGTCGGACGAGGCCAGTTTTGTCAACGGAACCGCCACCTATGTCGACAATGGCTGGTACGCCAAGGGCTGA